The DNA region attgtaggaaaatcagtaaaaggtTGAATTACGTAACTTtttctaaatttatttataaatctaaaatttatcaataaaaagTTGATGATGAGAACTCACCTTGATTAATATGACTTGAGCATGAGGAATAGCGTCAAACATACGACCACCAACATAAGTTAAGTTCCTACCATTACCTTGTAATCCATTAACAACATGTGGTAAATCAAACACAATACATTGCATCTCAGGATAAGCCTCAGCAATAGCCTTACCCATTGTCCCATCTCCACCACCAACATCCACCAACGATTCAACACCTTCAACTAAGCCTTTAAACTCACTACTGTTCACTAGAACCTTCGAGATTATTCTAGAATCACACGACATAGCTTCATtaaacaaatcattaaatttcaACTCACTTGAAATATGTTCATATATTTTCTTTCCTTGAATCATATGAAAAGGAGACTCATCTTCATCATTCTCATTCTTAAACCATTCATCAAGATGATGGGCTGATTCAGTTATGATTGGATCCATTTCTAGAATTGCAAATGGGGATTGATTAAATGGGTGATTTTTTAGTAGAAGTTGGGAATTTAGGGTTAGATCATATGTTTCTTCTTGATTAGGGGTTGATTTTTTTATGATGAAAAAGTTCGAATGAACGAGAAGGCGCATTAATTGATATAATGAATGGGTTTTGTTTGGATGGATTGAAAGTGAATTAGCTAGCTCTTTTAGTGTAATGGGTTTGCCATGTTTTTGAATTGCATCAGGAATTTCAAGTTGAATTGCACATTTTAAGGCCATGGAATTTAGGAAAGAAAAGGTATGGTTCCAAATATGTGTTAGTGCATCTAGTAATTCTTTTGAATTTTCATTTGAAATTGTGTTTGGATCCATTTTCTTTGCCCACTTATTAGTTATCACTATGATGCAT from Amaranthus tricolor cultivar Red isolate AtriRed21 chromosome 3, ASM2621246v1, whole genome shotgun sequence includes:
- the LOC130809014 gene encoding trans-resveratrol di-O-methyltransferase-like; translation: MCIYCSINSCIIVITNKWAKKMDPNTISNENSKELLDALTHIWNHTFSFLNSMALKCAIQLEIPDAIQKHGKPITLKELANSLSIHPNKTHSLYQLMRLLVHSNFFIIKKSTPNQEETYDLTLNSQLLLKNHPFNQSPFAILEMDPIITESAHHLDEWFKNENDEDESPFHMIQGKKIYEHISSELKFNDLFNEAMSCDSRIISKVLVNSSEFKGLVEGVESLVDVGGGDGTMGKAIAEAYPEMQCIVFDLPHVVNGLQGNGRNLTYVGGRMFDAIPHAQVILIKWAFHNWSDENVIKALKRCKEALPNKGGKLIIIEMVMGIPSDNVNYSNAQLLIDMQMLSASRGKERTEQQWKSLFLDAGFRDYNILPILGPRSIIQVFPA